From the genome of Jannaschia sp. S6380:
TCGTCGTCATCGGCGGCGGGGTCGTGGGCACACACGCCGCCCGGATCGCCGCCGGTATGGGCGCGGACGTGACCGTTCTGGACCGGTCGCTGCCGCGGCTGCGCTATCTCGACGACGCGTTCGGCTCGGTCTTCAAGACGCGCTATGCCAATGCCGGCAACACGGCCGAGATGGTGATGGCCGCCGATATGGTCATCGGCGCCGTCCTCATACCCGGCGCGGCGGCGCCCAAGCTGGTCAAGCACGACGACCTGAAGCACATGAAGCCCGGCGCCGCGATCGTCGATGTGGCGATCGACCAGGGCGGCTGTTTCGAGACGTCGCGCGCCACGACGCATGAGGATCCGATCTACGATGTCGACGGCATCATGCATTACTGCGTCGCCAACATGCCCGGCGCGGTCGCGCGCACGTCGACCCTGGCGCTCGGCAACGCGACGCTGCCATTCCTGCTGGCGCTGGCAGACAAGGGGTGGAAGCGAGCCTGCGCCGACGATCCGCATCTCCGCAACGGACTGAACGTCCATGCCGGGCAACTGACATATGCGGCCGTGGGCGAAGCGCTGGGGCTGGCGTCGGTCGACCCGGAAACCGTCCTGGCCTGAAGGCCGGATCCGGGGCCCGCGCCACGCGGGTCCCGGGAACGAGGCGCCGGGACGCCGTCTATTCGGCGGGCGTGGCCGACGTGCCCTGCGCCAGGCGGTCACGGATATCGATGAGGACATCGAGTTCCGACGGGCCGGTCTCGACCTCGGGGGCCACGTCGTCGGGCCGCTCCGCGGCCGCCTTCAGGCGGTTCACGGCCTTGACCAGCATGAACACGACCCAGGCGATGATCAGAAAGTTGATGCAGGCGGTGACGAACGCGCCGTAGGCGAAGATGGCCGCACCGGATTCGCGTGCCGCTTCCAGTCCCACGCCCTCGGGCACATCGCCGGACAGGACGACATACATGCTCGTGAAGTCGATCCCCCCCAGCACGAGCCCGATCAGGGGGTTGATCAGGTCGTCCACCAATGACGACACGATGGCGGTGAAGGCCGCCCCGATGATGATCCCGACGGCGAGATCCATGACATTGCCCTTGGCAATGAAGTCCTTGAATTCTTGGAGCATATTCGTCCTTCCCGACAGTCCAGTTCCCCCGGTACCCCTGCCTTCAGGGTGTCCGCGCACAGGTCTTGTCGGAAAATGCACGAAAGTCACCCGTTTTGTTGACGTATCGGCAACCTATCTTGAGCCTCACGTGCAACCGACAGGAGGCCCCATGGCCGATCTTTCCGCCTTTCCGATCACGCGACGCTGGGTCCCGCGGGACCCCACGAAGCTGCAGCTCTTCAGCTTTCCGACACCGAATGGCGTGAAGGTCGCCATCGCGCTGGAAGAACTGAGGCTGCCCTACGAGGCCCATCGCGTGACCCTTTCGGACGAGGACGTGAAATCCGACGCGTTCCTGTCGCTCAATCCGAACAACAAGATACCGGCGATCATCGACCCCGACGGACCGGACGGCACCCCGATCGGCCTGTTCGAGAGCGGGGCGATTCTTCTCTATCTCGCCCGCAAGACCGGGCGACTGACGGGGCCGGATGCGACATCCCAGGCACATGCCACGCAATGGCTGATGTGGCAGATGGGCGGCCTCGGCCCGATGCTGGGTCAGCTCGGCTATTTCGTGAAGTTCGCCGGGAAGGAGATCGACGATCCCCGCCCGCGACAACGCTACGTGGACGAGGCCAGGCGCCTGCTATCCGTCTTCGCCGGCGCCTTGCAGGACCGCGAATGGATCGTGGGTGAGTTCACCATCGCCGACATCGCGATCGCGCCTTGGCTGAATGCGCTGGAATTCTACGGTGCCAAGGACATCGTCGGATGGTCGGACCACCCGGTTCTGGAGGCATATGTCGAGCGGTTCATGGCGCGCGACGCGGCCAAGGTGGGTATGAATACCCCTCCACGCGAAAGTGCGACGTCATAGCATGGTTCCGGCCGTGCCGCACAGCAGCACGAGAAGGAAAGCCAAGGCGGCGGAAAGGGCGGTGATCTCGATTCGTTCCATCATGTGCCTTGGTTGACCGTCTTTCCTCTACAAGGCGTTAACGGCGGTCGGCGCTGTCCCGATGGACAACCTTTCTCGTACATGACGGTTCCCGACCGCCGGTAT
Proteins encoded in this window:
- the mscL gene encoding large conductance mechanosensitive channel protein MscL, producing the protein MLQEFKDFIAKGNVMDLAVGIIIGAAFTAIVSSLVDDLINPLIGLVLGGIDFTSMYVVLSGDVPEGVGLEAARESGAAIFAYGAFVTACINFLIIAWVVFMLVKAVNRLKAAAERPDDVAPEVETGPSELDVLIDIRDRLAQGTSATPAE
- the ald gene encoding alanine dehydrogenase, with product MLIGCPKEIKPQEFRVGMTPSAALEAVAHGHSVVVETNAGIGAGFDDAQYQAVGARIADSAEKVFAEADMIVKVKEPQAVERARLREGQLLFTYLHLAPDPDQTRDLLASGATCIAYETVTDRAGGLPLLAPMSEVAGRLAPQVGAWTLQKANGGRGVLMGGVPGVGPAQVVVIGGGVVGTHAARIAAGMGADVTVLDRSLPRLRYLDDAFGSVFKTRYANAGNTAEMVMAADMVIGAVLIPGAAAPKLVKHDDLKHMKPGAAIVDVAIDQGGCFETSRATTHEDPIYDVDGIMHYCVANMPGAVARTSTLALGNATLPFLLALADKGWKRACADDPHLRNGLNVHAGQLTYAAVGEALGLASVDPETVLA
- a CDS encoding glutathione S-transferase N-terminal domain-containing protein, which encodes MADLSAFPITRRWVPRDPTKLQLFSFPTPNGVKVAIALEELRLPYEAHRVTLSDEDVKSDAFLSLNPNNKIPAIIDPDGPDGTPIGLFESGAILLYLARKTGRLTGPDATSQAHATQWLMWQMGGLGPMLGQLGYFVKFAGKEIDDPRPRQRYVDEARRLLSVFAGALQDREWIVGEFTIADIAIAPWLNALEFYGAKDIVGWSDHPVLEAYVERFMARDAAKVGMNTPPRESATS